A DNA window from Sulfitobacter noctilucicola contains the following coding sequences:
- a CDS encoding VOC family protein: MQLSALTLIIPDYDEAIAYYTRTLGFTLIDDIDQGSKRWVRIAPSANAQTGIILAEPSTPAQRSAIGTQGAGRVWLFLQTQDFAADHARMTKAGVTFEEEPRQEVYGTVAVFADKFGNRWDLIEYA; this comes from the coding sequence ATGCAACTCTCCGCCCTCACGCTCATCATTCCCGACTATGATGAGGCCATCGCCTACTACACTCGGACCCTTGGCTTCACGCTGATCGACGACATTGATCAGGGCAGCAAACGCTGGGTCCGCATTGCCCCTTCTGCCAATGCCCAGACCGGGATCATCCTCGCGGAGCCCTCTACTCCGGCGCAGCGTAGTGCGATCGGAACCCAAGGCGCGGGCCGCGTGTGGTTGTTCTTGCAAACGCAGGACTTTGCGGCCGATCACGCCCGCATGACCAAAGCCGGCGTTACATTCGAGGAAGAACCCCGCCAAGAAGTTTACGGAACGGTCGCTGTCTTTGCCGATAAATTCGGCAATCGATGGGATTTGATCGAGTACGCCTGA
- a CDS encoding DUF2244 domain-containing protein, producing MPYEWKTAPDAQLQEMRLWPHQSLPARGFAAFVLATFTLILIPIFTLLGTVLLWGMLPFVLMAVGGIYLALQSNYKSRQIEEVLTLDADSARLIHTNPKGEVKEWHCNRYWTQVLKYERDGPVPHYVTLRGEGREVEIGSFLSEEERVALYDELQRSLLRGT from the coding sequence ATGCCCTACGAATGGAAAACCGCGCCTGATGCCCAGTTGCAAGAGATGCGCCTGTGGCCGCATCAGTCCCTGCCCGCGCGAGGGTTTGCAGCTTTCGTTCTGGCAACCTTTACGCTGATCCTGATCCCGATCTTCACCTTACTGGGAACTGTATTGTTGTGGGGGATGCTGCCCTTTGTGCTGATGGCCGTGGGGGGGATCTATCTCGCTTTGCAATCAAACTACAAATCCCGCCAGATCGAAGAGGTACTGACGCTGGATGCCGACAGCGCGCGTCTGATCCACACAAACCCGAAAGGCGAAGTGAAAGAATGGCACTGCAACCGGTATTGGACGCAGGTGCTCAAGTACGAACGCGACGGGCCTGTGCCGCACTATGTCACCCTGCGCGGAGAAGGCCGCGAGGTCGAAATCGGCAGTTTTTTGAGCGAGGAAGAACGCGTGGCGCTCTACGATGAATTGCAACGCAGTCTTTTGCGCGGGACCTGA
- the carA gene encoding glutamine-hydrolyzing carbamoyl-phosphate synthase small subunit, translating into MSATSNAPTRPTACLALADGSLFYGMGFGATGMTVAELCFNTAMTGYQEIMTDPSYAGQVVTFTFPHIGNTGTNPQDDETGDPVAAGMVVKWMPTDPSNWRNVQPLSEWLAARGRIAIGGVDTRRLTRAIRHQGAPHVALAHDPDGNFDIEALIKAAREFGGLEGVDLARDVTCAQSYRWDEMRWAWPDGYSRQTEPKHKVVAVDYGAKRNILRCLASAGCEVTVLPASATFEDVMAHNPDGVFLSNGPGDPAATGAYAVPMIRDVLDKTDVPMFGICLGHQMLALALGAKTIKMSHGHHGANHPVKDNDTGKVEITSMNHGFAVDAQTLPKGVVETHVSLFDGSNCGIRMEGRPVWSVQHHPEASPGPQDSYYLFERFAAAMAEKNKAPA; encoded by the coding sequence ATGTCTGCCACTTCCAACGCACCGACACGCCCTACCGCCTGCCTTGCCCTCGCGGATGGTTCCCTGTTCTACGGCATGGGCTTTGGGGCCACGGGAATGACCGTCGCCGAGCTGTGTTTTAACACTGCGATGACCGGATATCAGGAGATTATGACCGATCCGTCTTATGCGGGTCAGGTTGTGACCTTTACCTTCCCGCATATCGGCAACACGGGCACCAATCCGCAGGATGACGAAACCGGTGATCCGGTTGCAGCAGGTATGGTGGTAAAGTGGATGCCTACCGACCCGTCGAACTGGCGCAACGTGCAGCCCCTGTCGGAATGGCTTGCTGCGCGTGGCCGTATCGCAATCGGTGGTGTTGATACCCGGCGGCTGACCCGCGCCATCCGCCATCAAGGTGCGCCACATGTGGCATTGGCCCATGATCCTGACGGAAACTTTGATATCGAGGCATTGATCAAGGCTGCGCGCGAATTTGGCGGTCTTGAAGGTGTCGATCTGGCCCGTGATGTCACCTGTGCACAATCTTACCGCTGGGATGAGATGCGCTGGGCGTGGCCTGACGGCTATTCCCGCCAAACCGAACCCAAGCACAAGGTTGTCGCAGTTGATTACGGTGCCAAGCGCAATATCTTGCGGTGTCTCGCGTCAGCCGGTTGCGAAGTGACGGTACTGCCCGCCTCTGCCACCTTTGAAGACGTGATGGCGCACAATCCTGACGGGGTATTCCTGTCCAATGGTCCAGGCGATCCAGCCGCGACAGGTGCCTATGCCGTGCCAATGATCCGCGACGTTCTGGATAAGACGGATGTGCCGATGTTTGGCATTTGTCTGGGACACCAGATGCTTGCACTCGCACTGGGGGCCAAGACCATCAAGATGAGCCACGGCCACCATGGCGCAAACCATCCGGTAAAAGACAACGACACCGGTAAGGTCGAGATTACTTCGATGAACCACGGTTTTGCTGTCGATGCACAAACGCTGCCAAAAGGCGTGGTTGAGACGCATGTTTCGCTTTTTGACGGCTCAAACTGCGGTATTCGTATGGAAGGCCGCCCGGTCTGGTCGGTTCAGCACCATCCCGAGGCCTCCCCCGGTCCACAAGACAGCTATTACCTGTTCGAACGGTTTGCAGCCGCAATGGCAGAAAAGAACAAAGCGCCAGCCTGA
- a CDS encoding glycosyltransferase family 2 protein: MSNLRLDLLDPQLARRVDPPMPLGRYLVEAGIISSSDLVHALDLQRHVDAPLGEILIAEGLADRRDVLEALSRQHNTQIVDLRDDPARPSLAARLPVGLCLQFRAVLWMDMAGVLLVATSRPHEFETLRTALGDRVPAILPVIADEQQIQNEITRLYGAELAQQAARRVPAAISCRNWKITGHSRTIWALAIIAFLIALLVIAPLWTLTVAILWAFVTLLMTTTLKSAALWSQIAHKATETPPALFPRHAMPYRLPRVSMLVPLLKEKEIAGALIARLTRLTYPKSLLDVVLVLEEGDTTTHETLARTALPPWISVVEVPEADKLTTKPRALNYALDFCKGSIIGVWDAEDAPDPDQLERVVSRFHKAPENVACLQGILDYYNSESNWLSRCFTIEYASWWRVLLPGVARLGLVIPLGGTTLFFRRAILEELAGWDAHNVTEDADLGVRLARRGYVTELLPTVTHEEANCRLWPWVRQRSRWLKGFLITWCVHMRHPMQLLADLGWLRFLGLQTMLLATVSQFACAPLLWSFWLAALGFGHPIETTLGTPVLWSMVGVFILSSTLNLGLSILAVSGKEHRHLMWWVFTTPFYYPLGALAAFKGLHEFVVSPFFWDKTEHGVTPPTSDTILPAQAAQPLA, from the coding sequence ATGAGTAACCTGCGGCTAGACCTTCTGGACCCGCAACTTGCCCGCCGCGTTGATCCCCCCATGCCCTTGGGGCGGTATCTGGTAGAGGCAGGTATTATCAGCAGCAGCGATCTGGTGCATGCGCTGGATCTTCAACGTCATGTCGATGCGCCTTTAGGCGAGATCCTTATCGCCGAGGGTCTGGCAGATCGCCGCGACGTTCTTGAAGCGCTGAGCCGTCAGCACAACACACAGATCGTCGATCTACGTGATGATCCGGCGCGCCCCAGCCTCGCCGCGCGCTTGCCTGTGGGGCTGTGTCTTCAGTTTCGCGCGGTGCTATGGATGGATATGGCGGGTGTGCTTCTGGTTGCAACCAGCAGGCCACATGAATTCGAAACCCTTCGTACAGCCCTGGGCGACCGCGTTCCCGCAATCTTACCGGTCATCGCGGACGAACAGCAAATCCAGAACGAGATTACCCGCCTTTACGGGGCGGAGCTGGCGCAGCAGGCTGCCCGCCGGGTGCCTGCCGCCATCAGCTGTCGCAATTGGAAGATCACGGGCCACAGCCGGACCATATGGGCGTTGGCAATAATCGCGTTTCTCATTGCGCTACTAGTCATAGCGCCGCTCTGGACCCTGACCGTCGCAATCCTCTGGGCCTTTGTGACTTTGCTGATGACCACAACACTTAAGTCGGCAGCACTCTGGTCACAGATCGCGCACAAGGCCACCGAAACGCCGCCTGCGCTTTTTCCCCGCCATGCCATGCCCTACCGTCTACCGCGTGTCTCTATGCTGGTTCCCCTGCTTAAGGAAAAGGAAATCGCCGGTGCCTTGATTGCCCGCCTCACGCGGCTGACGTACCCCAAATCCCTGTTGGATGTCGTACTCGTCCTTGAGGAAGGCGATACAACTACTCACGAGACACTAGCACGCACGGCCTTGCCGCCGTGGATCAGCGTGGTCGAGGTGCCCGAGGCTGACAAACTGACAACCAAACCGCGCGCACTCAACTACGCGCTCGATTTTTGCAAAGGCAGCATCATCGGTGTCTGGGATGCGGAAGACGCGCCTGATCCGGACCAGCTCGAACGCGTCGTCAGCCGCTTTCACAAAGCGCCGGAAAATGTTGCCTGCCTTCAGGGCATCCTTGACTATTATAATAGCGAATCCAATTGGTTATCGCGCTGCTTTACCATCGAGTATGCGTCATGGTGGCGGGTTCTTTTGCCCGGGGTGGCACGTCTGGGGCTGGTCATTCCATTGGGCGGCACAACGCTTTTCTTTCGCCGCGCGATCCTTGAAGAGCTGGCCGGGTGGGACGCGCATAACGTGACAGAAGACGCGGACCTCGGCGTGCGATTGGCCCGCCGCGGCTATGTCACGGAACTGCTCCCTACTGTCACACATGAAGAAGCGAATTGCCGACTGTGGCCTTGGGTGCGGCAACGCTCCCGTTGGCTCAAAGGGTTTTTGATTACGTGGTGTGTCCACATGCGCCACCCCATGCAATTGCTGGCCGATCTAGGGTGGTTGCGTTTCCTGGGGCTTCAGACAATGCTACTGGCCACGGTATCGCAATTCGCCTGCGCGCCACTGTTATGGTCGTTCTGGCTTGCGGCATTGGGGTTTGGTCACCCGATTGAGACAACGCTTGGCACACCGGTCCTGTGGTCCATGGTGGGCGTCTTTATCCTATCTTCGACTTTGAACCTTGGCCTGTCGATCCTCGCTGTCTCCGGCAAGGAGCATAGGCATCTGATGTGGTGGGTCTTCACTACGCCGTTCTATTACCCTTTGGGTGCATTGGCCGCGTTCAAGGGATTACACGAATTCGTGGTAAGCCCCTTTTTCTGGGACAAGACAGAGCACGGCGTCACGCCACCAACGTCCGATACTATCCTTCCCGCTCAAGCCGCGCAGCCTCTTGCTTGA
- a CDS encoding GatB/YqeY domain-containing protein, which yields MVLRTRISEALKQAMRDKDAARLSTLRLINAAIKDKDIDARAGGSDEGVPEADVLSILGKMTKQRMESARAYEEGGRLDLAERERSEIETIEEFLPRQLNEEETNAAVDAAIAEIGADSIRDMGKVIGSLKAKYTGQMDFGKVGPMVKDRLS from the coding sequence ATGGTTCTGCGCACACGCATCTCAGAAGCTCTCAAACAAGCGATGAGAGACAAGGACGCTGCACGTCTGTCCACTTTGAGGCTGATCAACGCCGCAATTAAGGACAAAGACATCGACGCTCGTGCCGGCGGCAGCGACGAGGGTGTGCCAGAGGCAGATGTACTGTCGATCCTCGGCAAGATGACCAAGCAGCGGATGGAATCCGCACGCGCCTATGAAGAAGGCGGTCGCCTTGATCTGGCGGAGCGGGAACGCTCGGAGATCGAGACCATTGAAGAGTTCCTGCCACGTCAGTTGAATGAAGAAGAGACCAACGCAGCTGTCGATGCAGCCATTGCCGAAATTGGGGCGGACAGCATCCGCGACATGGGCAAGGTGATCGGGAGCCTCAAAGCAAAATACACCGGTCAGATGGATTTCGGTAAGGTCGGTCCGATGGTGAAAGACCGCCTAAGCTAA